CCAGAACGGACCCCAAAGGGTTTTTATCACACTAGATGCGACCCCATTCATTGCCAGAATCATTCCTAGTCAAAGTGGTCCTCAACTATTAACCCAAGGCGGCACAGAGATAAAACCGCATGGCGCCCTGAGTGATGAAAAAGGTAATATCTATATCACTGGATTGGTTACGCAATCACTCTCGGATCAAATCGATAGCGCTGCATTTACCAAGACAGAATCCCCGTCAGTCGCTCTTTTACACGACCATGACTTAGATCTCTTCTCAGAACAATCCAAAGTTCAGGAAGATGCTTGCAGTTTTAGGGGCTCTTGGCTGTGGGATGGCAAAGAGCTACCAATTGAGCCCATTCACTCAATTGAACTAAGCAAACGCTTTCACTTCATAAAGTCGCCAAGTCATTAACTCGGCATATTTTTACCCTGCTCTTTCAACTCTTCTTGATATTGCTTTTGCATTTCACGCAGGCGAGCATCAATACTAGAGGCCTGATAAAAGTCTGCGCCACCAGAGGATCTCGCAATCTTAAGTTGCTCAATGGCGGATGGCCAAGCACCCTCAAGCGCATACTTTTCTCCAAGGGCGTAATGGCGCATCGG
The genomic region above belongs to Polynucleobacter sp. AP-Ainpum-60-G11 and contains:
- a CDS encoding DUF2946 family protein, whose amino-acid sequence is MDEQVLRSLIKWPNVPHCFGWLALDRRGQWRMRDEFAQANQLAGSVIQHVALNEFISRNYACDSLGRYFFQNGPQRVFITLDATPFIARIIPSQSGPQLLTQGGTEIKPHGALSDEKGNIYITGLVTQSLSDQIDSAAFTKTESPSVALLHDHDLDLFSEQSKVQEDACSFRGSWLWDGKELPIEPIHSIELSKRFHFIKSPSH